Sequence from the Bacillus thuringiensis genome:
GTGTTATATTGACGATATGTATCGCTCTTGTAATGGTCGCCGCTCCATTTCTTTGGAATACACAAAAAAAAGATATTGTTATTGCGGGGAAACTTGGATCAGAACCTGAAATTTTAATTCAAATGTATAAGCAGCTTATTGAACAAGATACCGATTTACACGTACAATTAAAACCAGGTCTTGGAAAAACAGCGTTTGTATTTGAAGCGTTAAAATCAGGAGAAGTAGATATATACCCAGAGTTTTCAGGAACAGCTTTATCTACTTTCGTGAAGGAAGAACCGAAAAGTACAAATCGTGATGAAGTATATGAACAAGCTCGCATAGGAATGGAAAAGAAATATAATATGTCCATGTTGAAGCCGATGGAGTATAATAATACATATGCATTAGCTATGCCGAAAAAAATAGCAGCCCAAAATAATATAAATACAATTTCTGATTTAGGAAAAATTGCACAGGATGTAAAAGTAGGATTCACATTAGAATTTGCTGATCGTGAAGACGGTTATAAAGGAATGCAAAAATTATATAACTATAAGTTTTCAAATGTGAAAACGATGGAACCGAAACTACGTTATAGTGCAATTCAATCAGGGGATGTTAACGTAATCGATGCATATTCAACAGATAGTGAGCTGGAGCAATACGGACTTAAAGTACTAAAAGATGATAAAGGGTTATTCCCACCATATCAAGGTGCACCATTATTAAGAAAAGAGACGTTACAGAAATATCCTGAGCTTGAAAAAGTATTAAATAAATTATCTGGGAAGATTACAGATGAAGAAATGCGAAAAATGAATTATGAAGTAAATGTGAATGGGAAAAGTAGTGAAGAAGTTGCGAAACAATTTTTACAAAAAGAGAATTTACTTCGTTAATTTTACAAGAAATATACAAATTTATATGTATGAAATGACCGTTCATTACAAAATGGACGGTTTTTTTGTGCATACTTATACATTTTTTCAAAAAAGTATTCCATTTTTCTTCATTTTCTTTTAGAATAAGTAATGTTTTCCTGAAAAAATATAAGAGAAACGTCTATTAGAGAAAAAGGTGACTTTAATAGTTGAACGAACATAACACCTAGAATGACAGATGGGGTGGTACAAATAGAAAAGAAGTTAGGTTTTTTTCCATTAATCGCATTAGTAGTTGGAACAATGGTTGGTGGCGGTGTTTTTAGTTTACCGCATGATTTAGCAGTAGGAGCAAACAGTGGCGCAATAATAATTGGCTGGTGTATTACAGCGATGGGAATGATTCCACTTGCGCTCGTATATCAAACGTTAGCAAGACAAAAACCGGAACTTGAAGGTGGAATTTATAGTTATGCACGTGCTGGTTTCGGTGAATATATTGGATTTAATAGTGCTTGGGGATATTGGCTAGCAGGAATCTTAGGTAATGTCGCAACAATTATGTTACTGTTTAGTACATTAGGTTATTTCTTTCCAATTTTCAAAGGAGGAAATAATGTTGCGTCTATCGTTGGGGCATCACTTTTATTATGGACACTTCATTTTCTAATTTTATTTGGAATCCGTGAAGCTTCTATTATGAATGTGATCGCAACAATAGGGAAGTTAGTTCCAATCGTTTTATTTATTGTTGTAATGGTAACAGCCTTTCGCTGGGACACATTTACACATGATTTTTGGGGAGAAGGAACGATCTCACTTTCCGCTATACTTGGTCAAGTGAAAAATACAATGCTTGTAACACTTTGGGTTTTCATTGGAGTTGAAGGAGCGGTTGTATTATCTGGAAGAGCGAAGAATAGTCGAGATGTTGGTAAGGCAACAGTATTGGGACTTATTTTAGTAATGTCCATTTATATTTTAATTTCTGTCTTGTCGATGGGAGCTATGACAAGAGGCGAACTTTCTGTGTTAGAAACTCCGTCAATGGGACATGTATTAGAGCACGTTGTTGGT
This genomic interval carries:
- a CDS encoding ABC transporter permease/substrate-binding protein — translated: MTDFIQTFQERKIELLTALSEHLQISLISLFFAVIIAVPLGILLTRKERLAEFIIGTSAVMQTVPSLALLGLLIPLVGIGKLPAIIALVVYALLPILRNTYTGIRELDESLIEAARAMGMNSWRRLWKVELPLALPIIMAGIRTAMVLIVGTATLAALIGAGGLGKLILLGIDRNDHALIILGAVPAALLALFFDVVLRILEQPKRSSKRVILTICIALVMVAAPFLWNTQKKDIVIAGKLGSEPEILIQMYKQLIEQDTDLHVQLKPGLGKTAFVFEALKSGEVDIYPEFSGTALSTFVKEEPKSTNRDEVYEQARIGMEKKYNMSMLKPMEYNNTYALAMPKKIAAQNNINTISDLGKIAQDVKVGFTLEFADREDGYKGMQKLYNYKFSNVKTMEPKLRYSAIQSGDVNVIDAYSTDSELEQYGLKVLKDDKGLFPPYQGAPLLRKETLQKYPELEKVLNKLSGKITDEEMRKMNYEVNVNGKSSEEVAKQFLQKENLLR
- a CDS encoding basic amino acid/polyamine antiporter, with the translated sequence MTDGVVQIEKKLGFFPLIALVVGTMVGGGVFSLPHDLAVGANSGAIIIGWCITAMGMIPLALVYQTLARQKPELEGGIYSYARAGFGEYIGFNSAWGYWLAGILGNVATIMLLFSTLGYFFPIFKGGNNVASIVGASLLLWTLHFLILFGIREASIMNVIATIGKLVPIVLFIVVMVTAFRWDTFTHDFWGEGTISLSAILGQVKNTMLVTLWVFIGVEGAVVLSGRAKNSRDVGKATVLGLILVMSIYILISVLSMGAMTRGELSVLETPSMGHVLEHVVGPWGAVAINIGLVASLVGTLIGWFLLVSEISHVAGKDGVFPKVFTKTNKKQTPHMALWISNGVAQIIFIIVLFSESTYQIMYFIASTSILLPYLLSALFQFKLVITNELKDAKLKNGALALIASIYSVWLLYAAGLKNLLLVSIVYGIGIIVYTFARKEQGNRCFAGAERYVMWAIIIAAITSLYMLLTGNIKM